A region of Deinococcus rubellus DNA encodes the following proteins:
- a CDS encoding heme exporter protein CcmB has translation MNQGWQQILTIARKDARLAGRTRDTLLATAFYAALVLLVLGLALGPDDARLKPAAAGAVWASLALSSAIASGRAFAQEQEAGALEQLTLYPGPHGALYLGKWLGSWLQLLVLALLVLPLGLLLFGAAGGGQALPWPALGLVAVLGVTGLSASSTFYAAITVNLRAREALLPALAFPLLVPVVLSTVKATSLLIGGGWSSEVAAWLSFLAVFDVGTLIVCTLLFPFAVE, from the coding sequence GTGAACCAGGGCTGGCAGCAAATTCTGACGATTGCCCGCAAGGACGCCCGGCTGGCGGGCCGCACCCGCGACACCCTGCTCGCCACCGCCTTCTACGCCGCGCTGGTGCTGCTCGTGCTGGGGCTGGCGCTGGGGCCGGACGATGCCCGCCTGAAACCCGCCGCTGCCGGGGCGGTGTGGGCCTCTCTGGCACTGTCGTCGGCCATCGCCTCGGGCCGCGCTTTCGCCCAGGAGCAGGAGGCGGGGGCGCTGGAGCAACTGACCCTCTATCCGGGGCCACACGGCGCGTTGTATCTGGGCAAGTGGCTGGGAAGCTGGTTGCAACTGCTCGTGTTGGCGCTGCTGGTGCTGCCGCTGGGACTGTTGCTGTTCGGCGCAGCGGGGGGTGGTCAGGCGCTGCCCTGGCCCGCGCTGGGGTTGGTGGCGGTGCTGGGCGTGACCGGGCTGTCGGCCAGCAGCACCTTCTACGCCGCCATCACCGTCAATCTGCGCGCCCGCGAGGCCCTGCTGCCCGCCCTGGCCTTTCCGCTGCTGGTGCCGGTGGTGCTGTCCACCGTCAAGGCCACCAGCCTGCTGATCGGCGGCGGCTGGAGCAGCGAGGTGGCCGCCTGGCTGAGCTTCCTGGCAGTGTTCGACGTGGGCACGTTGATCGTCTGCACGCTGCTGTTTCCGTTCGCAGTGGAGTGA